One Babesia bovis T2Bo chromosome 4 map unlocalized Chr4_1, whole genome shotgun sequence genomic window carries:
- a CDS encoding Protein kinase domain family protein encodes MVEPHALSTTIKEFRSRRLSSKECTSHIIDFSDSLHIARDASSCAVRSNTLDLPHFQPSFSTEMPRVSIENRRRGSLFEFITAADGPRDDSAPSNKGQNDTHGIAKSGSWPEVNIDELESAFECTLNVRNIRKALEPKDGRNMNIQKSSRCVEAALRTFSKRSGRVSPRRPACVSTGLQATKDKRGAQWMHLIKGLRVKRWSQILTETIRKPSTNKLNDKIKEKPIKKSKEQIVTNVNGGVEPWINKGIDKIFEAALRTRGPIKQYARFIPQSSIHVVNNEAEAKHAITITPHCSDTNIIECIPPLEPINYGLIRMKGSVGRMQIYDCLDNDKGRVLSLNLLPKDHPAIEIYELLCQNAHPNIVKVEKVLEDENAFYVLLDCDNDMYLGEFYQKWHKNAFTSIFIRNVVRQILSALAYIHKRGMAVSRLSMDSITIKESVDGYLGVKLVRIESVCPKGSISSVLPQNDVFTAPEVQCGEITPSSDMWSIGVIMNVLVEGKLPIINKKHSMKHQKGVDKDQIPCFTSDMWVQEPEMRDFCLSCLEVNQTKRITSAMEALIHPWVKQ; translated from the coding sequence ATGGTAGAACCACATGCTTTATCAACAACAATTAAGGAATTCAGGTCTAGGAGGTTATCTTCCAAAGAATGCACGAGTCACATCATAGATTTTAGTGACTCCCTACACATAGCGAGGGATGCATCATCATGCGCGGTGAGGTCGAACACATTGGACCTTCCGCACTTCCAACCGTCATTCTCCACGGAAATGCCCCGTGTGTCTATTGAAAACAGGCGTAGAGGTAGCTTGTTCGAATTCATAACGGCTGCAGATGGCCCGCGTGATGACAGTGCACCCAGCAATAAAGGTCAAAATGACACGCATGGGATTGCAAAATCAGGATCCTGGCCTGAAGTCAATATAGACGAACTAGAAAGTGCATTTGAATGTACACTGAATGTGAGAAATATCAGGAAAGCTTTGGAACCAAAGGATGGTAGAAATATGAATATACAAAAGTCAAGCAGATGTGTAGAAGCTGCTCTACGGACGTTTAGCAAACGAAGTGGACGTGTATCTCCAAGAAGGCCAGCTTGTGTCTCTACAGGACTGCAAGCCACTAAGGATAAAAGAGGAGCACAATGGATGCACCTAATAAAAGGTCTTAGAGTCAAACGATGGAGTCAAATACTAACTGAAACTATACGAAAACCATCGACTAATAAACTAAACGATAAAATAAAGGAAAAACCGATCAAAAAGTCAAAGGAACAAATCGTTACCAATGTAAACGGCGGAGTCGAGCCGTGGATTAACAAAGGGATAGATAAAATATTTGAAGCTGCTCTCAGAACACGCGGTCCAATAAAGCAATATGCTCGTTTCATACCGCAATCAAGTATACACGTCGTAAATAATGAAGCTGAAGCCAAACACGCCATCACTATTACCCCGCATTGCTCAGATACGAATATAATAGAATGTATCCCTCCTTTGGAACCGATCAATTATGGTTTAATACGTATGAAAGGGTCGGTAGGTAGGATGCAAATATATGATTGCCTAGACAACGATAAGGGTCGTGTATTGAGCCTGAACCTTCTGCCAAAAGACCACCCTGCTATAGAAATCTACGAATTACTATGTCAAAATGCTCATCCAAACATCGTTAAAGTCGAAAAGGTTCTAGAAGATGAAAATGCCTTCTATGTGCTACTCGATTGTGATAACGATATGTATCTAGGTGaattttaccaaaagtggCATAAAAATGCCTTCACATCAATATTTATCAGGAATGTAGTGCGTCAAATTCTATCTGCATTGGCATATATTCACAAAAGGGGTATGGCGGTTTCAAGACTTAGCATGGACTCCATCACCATAAAGGAAAGTGTAGATGGATATCTAGGAGTTAAGTTAGTTCGCATTGAAAGCGTATGCCCAAAAGGAAGCATCAGTTCGGTGTTGCCACAAAATGATGTATTTACAGCACCGGAAGTACAATGTGGAGAAATAACGCCCTCCAGCGATATGTGGAGCATAGGGGTTATAATGAATGTACTTGTAGAAGGAAAACTGCCTATCATAAACAAAAAACACTCAATGAAGCATCAAAAGGGTGTTGACAAAGATCAAATACCTTGTTTTACCTCAGATATGTGGGTTCAGGAACCTGAAATGAGAGATTTCTGCCTCTCATGCCTTGAAGTAAACCAAACAAAACGCATCACATCTGCGATGGAAGCGTTGATACACCCATGGGTTAAACAATAA
- a CDS encoding putative GTPase activating protein for Arf family protein, giving the protein MEDIANFAIDERGHVSYEARDKVFRQLLSQTDNAVCIDCDARNPTWVSITYAVYLCLNCSGRHRQFGSHISFVRSADMDKFTREQLIRMTRGGNARAKAYFRQCGQNRNPYNYSSPLALKYPAILDAELGIVNEKAGSSGMPGVVQEDLLDLHDEGDVLSATVQDSKPLSNVNETNTRQTQIKSMTLAPGMSKGMRNQGVRSNTYGGTSAGFSGRVNVDFDAFEKSIMNEAKQRGNTIAVNNPVPLGESYRQSPPMALQMNNTVGSAVSSNQPQYSPPDMSKFAGQTSISSDQVFGRGAYSNTAQRNVNLNPNRTSISSDEYFGRPPKPRSSAETFEERAVQNIKDGIATAIKEGNKLVGMAKQWLNKHQL; this is encoded by the coding sequence ATGGAAGATATTGCCAATTTCGCTATTGATGAACGAGGGCACGTCTCATACGAGGCTAGGGATAAAGTTTTTAGGCAGTTGCTGTCGCAAACGGACAATGCCGTGTGTATAGACTGTGACGCCAGAAATCCAACATGGGTTTCTATTACATATGCTGTGTACCTGTGCTTAAATTGCTCAGGCAGACATAGGCAATTTGGCTCTCATATTTCATTCGTGAGGTCCGCCGATATGGATAAATTCACAAGGGAACAACTCATACGAATGACGCGTGGAGGAAATGCTCGTGCAAAAGCTTATTTCAGACAATGTGGACAAAATAGGAACCCATACAACTACTCTTCACCATTGGCACTCAAGTATCCAGCGATATTGGACGCGGAGTTAGGAATTGTTAATGAAAAAGCTGGATCGTCCGGTATGCCAGGGGTAGTGCAAGAGGATCTTTTAGATTTACACGACGAAGGTGACGTCTTATCGGCCACTGTGCAGGATTCAAAGCCTCTGTCAAATGTCAACGAAACTAACACCCGACAGACACAAATAAAGTCAATGACTTTGGCACCGGGTATGTCAAAAGGTATGCGTAACCAAGGCGTTCGATCGAATACTTATGGAGGAACATCTGCAGGATTCAGTGGAAGGGTGAATGTAGATTTTGATGCATTCGAAAAGTCAATAATGAATGAAGCCAAACAAAGGGGAAACACAATCGCAGTTAATAATCCCGTACCATTGGGTGAATCCTACAGACAATCTCCACCCATGGCGTTACAAATGAATAACACGGTTGGCAGCGCTGTGTCGAGCAATCAGCCTCAATATAGTCCACCAGATATGAGTAAATTCGCCGGACAAACAAGCATTTCGTCAGATCAGGTCTTTGGACGAGGCGCATATAGCAATACAGCCCAACGAAATGTCAACCTAAATCCAAACAGGACTAGCATATCTTCAGATGAATATTTTGGAAGACCCCCAAAACCACGTTCTAGTGCTGAAACATTTGAAGAGCGTGCAGTGCAGAACATCAAAGATGGTATTGCTACAGCCATAAAAGAAGGAAATAAACTAGTAGGTATGGCCAAGCAGTGGCTCAATAAGCATCAACTATAA
- a CDS encoding putative peptidyl-prolyl cis-trans isomerase H, giving the protein MSSVNVDDLLKGDKPLGGPHYLADYMTNPNNPVVFFDIQVGSHPIGRLKIELFADKVPRTAENFRQFCTGEFKHNSCSVGYKGSVFHKVVADCMVQGGDFVKGDGTGSLSIYGHSFADENFTMKHTRCGILSMSNTGINSNGCQFNIVTKACDWMDGKNVVFGCLIDDDSILVLRKMESVTVGDNYRPKLPITITQCGQL; this is encoded by the exons ATGAGTTCTGTAAATGTAGACGACTTGTTAAAGGGGGATAAACCCCTTGGTGGTCCACATTATCTTGCAGACTACATGACTAACCCTAATAATCCTGTTGTTTTTTTTGACATTCAGGTAGGATCGCATCCTATAG GTCGTTTGAAAATTGAATTATTTGCTGACAAGGTTCCGCGTACAGCTGAGAACTTCCGTCAATTTTGCACGGGCGAATTTAAACACAATTCTTGTTCAGTGGGTTACAAAGGCAGCGTTTTTCACAAGGTTGTTGCAGATTGCATGGTTCAG GGTGGTGACTTTGTTAAGGGTGACGGCACCGGAAGCCTAAGTATATATGGTCACAGTTTTGCGGATGAAAACTTCACCATGAAACATACACGTTGTGGCATTTTAAGCATGTCTAATACAGGTATCAACAGCAACGGATGCCAGTTTAATATTGTTACTAAAGCCTGCGATTGGATGGATGGCAAGAATGTTGTTTTCGGTTGTCTCATAGACGACGATTCAATTCTGGTTCTCCGTAAGATGGAGAGCGTTACTGTTGGTGACAACTATCGCCCTAAATTGCCCATAACAATTACACAATGCGGTCAACTTTAA
- a CDS encoding tRNA pseudouridine synthase family protein produces the protein MNGNVECALGSLPTIHVPKTKYAIAFGYIGTNYHGFQIQRDAGDDGIDTVEARVINALVTTDAIHGSHKNNLGKLQLSKASRTDKGVHAACTYIGGRFELSHLSAGEPGISKEQCLVSRLNTVLPDDIRCFQVLRVTRGFCARSMCSKRMYEYVIPLSLLRYRYVCGEDDNKRTFEKTSNLMNLHMNSRQNIHCKRLSSVALHEGTTEERDVDMVLLQSILSDYCGSHDFKNFTQRQKVEEKTTQRFIHEIKVEGSESIGINAVRVIITGQSFLYNQIRKMIGLGYAVYLGVAPRCAIKFALSKWHAVNTPLAPAEGLFLHHPYFDAYNRRCSPPQTPFIEYDDIESSVENFKRTRIYPEIASTFETDVWKTWMEKLLRNPFYLENADFHISDESSNGQKTAPTQPT, from the exons ATGAATGGTAATGTAGAATGTGCTTTAGGTTCACTGCCGACAATTCATGTTCCGAAGACAAAGTACGCAATTGCTTTTGG TTATATTGGCACTAATTACCATGGTTTCCAAATTCAACGTGATGCTGGAGATGATGGTATCGATACCGTGGAGGCACGTGTTATTAATGCTTTGGTAACTACTGACGCAATACACGGGTCACATAAAAATAATTTGGGCAAATTACAATTATCTAAAGCTTCGCGTACAGATAAAGGGGTTCATGCAGCTTGTACTTATATAGGAGGTCGTTTTGAACTATCGCATCTCTCGGCTGGAGAACCTGGAATTTCGAAGGAACAATGTCTAGTTTCAAGGCTCAACACTGTTCTCCCAGATGACATTCGTTGTTTTCAAGTTTTACGTGTGACCCGCGGTTTTTGTGCACG TTCAATGTGTTCCAAACGGATGTatgaatatgttatacCACTTTCACTGCTTCGTTATCGTTATGTTTGTGGTGAAGATGATAACAAACGGACGTTTGAAAAAACGTCTAATTTAATGAATCTCCATATGAATTCAAGGCAAAATATCCATTGCAAACGATTGTCATCTGTTGCCTTACATGAAGGCACGACTGAAGAGCGCGATGTTGACATG GTTTTATTACAGTCAATTCTGAGTGACTACTGTGGTTCACATGATTTCAAGAATTTTACTCAGAGGCAGAAAGTGGAAGAAAAAACAACTCAACGCTTCATCCACGAAATCAAG GTGGAAGGATCTGAATCCATAGGGATCAATGCAGTGCGAGTGATAATTACAGGGCAGTCATTCCTTTACAATCAAATACGTAAAATGATTGGCTTGGGATATGCTGTCTACTTGGGTGTAGCGCCACGATGTGCGATCAAATTTGCGCTATCTAAATGGCACGCTGTCAACACACCTTTAGCTCCAGCTGAGGGGCTTTTCCTACACCAT CCATATTTCGATGCCTACAATCGACGTTGTTCACCTCCACAGACTCCGTTTATCGAATATGACGATATAGAATCTTCTGTGGAGAATTTTAAGCGTACTCGAATATATCCCGAGATAGCATCTACATTCGAAACTGATGT ATGGAAAACGTGGATGGAAAAACTATTGCGAAACCCGTTTTATTTAGAGAATGCTGACTTCCACATTTCCGATGAGAGTTCTAATGGTCAGAAGACCGCCCCTACACAACCCACATAA
- a CDS encoding putative integral membrane protein, which translates to MDCIIGLIGVFYFFGVSANSSHSKATVDTSSKGVGGKFFGNKKLMITVGVILALVIVICVSIYYCSNGGGGGGGGKSGGYAGIVIGILAIGGILCWFFWKKIRCSFSNKFGSLFAKKAVENVVTS; encoded by the coding sequence ATGGATTGTATTATTGGTTTAATCGGTGTTTTCTACTTCTTTGGAGTTAGTGCCAATTCCTCTCATAGTAAGGCTACGGTGGATACATCGTCCAAAGGAGTGGGTGGTAAATTCTTTGGCAACAAGAAATTAATGATAACAGTCGGTGTTATACTGGCTTTAGTAATTGTTATCTGTGTTTCTATTTACTACTGTAGcaatggtggtggtggtggtggtggtggtaaaTCTGGTGGGTATGCCGGTATTGTCATCGGTATCCTTGCCATAGGAGGCATTTTGTGTTGGTTCTTCTGGAAGAAAATACGGTGCTCATTTAGCAATAAATTTGGGAGTTTGTTTGCGAAGAAGGCAGTTGAGAATGTTGTCACATCGTGA
- a CDS encoding putative integral membrane protein, producing MPEIKEGIGCYAEKYVPLVPLTGITITFLVVAVLGLGFYCALMINCIVAVFEKWVIQSEKLELLKSETKTPLSFLIMVMYILLHVYGYKCSFVETPICRRRVLFIGLGFVVVLCSFVAVMLATIPDDWVKKINLDTHFNAQHRVYGAMGFSGLQIIALVGFIIAAYKQHCFGKCMTRSRKAFYVIAILNLIHLIGYIVNLGMFYKDGKVEEKMTTMESKEEWKVYQGRATLNYLLLIALVISAYQVNMCCTPFNSYEGIFLLFGGAVIGCIICAMLACEFDNTRRDKHYEHTIYPIMFLLLVFTGLWLYCLHAAKPFGQYHTVWEVGSFMLGLFLLAMVVIAGVVIVAAAANKSWSIGTVNMFTGFHSLAIPAYFLVVLALFIFYGRKSGLLKRMASWFKKAPEHVQAPVAQEPEPSEPCQLRGPESVGGVYHDSRLHPAK from the coding sequence ATGCCAGAGATAAAGGAAGGTATCGGCTGCTACGCCGAGAAGTATGTACCACTGGTGCCATTGACGGGGATTACCATTACCTTCCTGGTGGTTGCTGTCCTGGGCCTAGGGTTCTATTGCGCCTTGATGATCAATTGTATAGTAGCGGTTTTTGAAAAATGGGTGATACAATCCGAGAAACTAGAGCTACTGAAATCTGAAACTAAGACACCTCTATCATTTCTGATTatggtgatgtatatactgTTGCACGTGTATGGCTACAAATGCTCGTTTGTCGAGACTCCTATATGTCGTAGGCGTGTCCTGTTCATTGGATTAGGCTTTGTGGTAGTGCTGTGTTCATTCGTAGCAGTTATGCTAGCTACTATACCTGATGACTGGGTGAAGAAGATAAATCTAGATACCCATTTCAACGCTCAACACCGCGTCTATGGCGCCATGGGTTTTTCTGGACTCCAGATAATCGCACTTGTTGGATTCATCATCGCCGCATATAAGCAACACTGCTTTGGCAAGTGCATGACCAGGAGCCGAAAAGCCTTCTATGTGATCGCGATACTGAATTTAATACACCTGATAGGCTATATAGTCAATTTGGGAATGTTTTACAAGGACGGTAAAGTGGAAGAGAAAATGACCACGATGGAGAGTAAGGAGGAATGGAAAGTGTACCAGGGAAGGGCTACTCTTAactacctactgttgataGCACTTGTAATAAGTGCATACCAGGTCAATATGTGCTGCACACCTTTCAATAGCTATGAAGGTATATTTTTGCTGTTTGGCGGTGCAGTTATTGGCTGTATCATATGCGCCATGTTGGCCTGTGAGTTTGATAATACAAGACGAGACAAACACTATGAGCACACCATATACCCTATAATGTTCCTTTTGCTAGTTTTTACTGGATTGTGGCTATACTGTTTACATGCAGCTAAACCATTTGGGCAGTACCATACTGTATGGGAAGTGGGCAGCTTCATGCTAGGCCTTTTCTTATTGGCCATGGTAGTCATCGCAGGTGTGGTTATTGTTGCAGCGGCAGCAAACAAATCGTGGAGTATTGGCACTGTTAACATGTTTACAGGATTCCACTCATTGGCCATCCCTGCCTACTTCCTAGTTGTACTTGCCCTGTTTATATTCTATGGTCGCAAGAGCGGCTTATTGAAGCGCATGGCTTCCTGGTTCAAGAAAGCTCCTGAACACGTCCAAGCTCCAGTTGCCCAGGAGCCAGAGCCCAGTGAACCCTGTCAACTTCGCGGACCTGAATCAGTGGGAGGTGTCTACCATGATTCTAGGTTACATCCAGCAAAGTAG
- a CDS encoding putative integral membrane protein codes for MPGIRAGIGPYSDEATPKVADSVRYLMPIAKLLFILVAILGFGFCMAMLLIATVEAIQLQAMTPTEFKLKNADMTALSIAICLSHLALHFLGYRCRFMKLHWTSWDSGLFILGFVVVIAAFFAVFIVVMPAEGIKLLPDSKGIRPYGAIAFTGLELLAMFGFIICAMKTHCFGGCMTLSKKVFYTFAFIYMLVFAAHAYTLKELQDNPSKYGENDTTWHKHRFMAAANYIFVIGLCISAYQVNLCCMSFTKCDAVFIFLTGTVVGILITVCLSMFPEITQEQWTLAGLIAMLYILTVALFLYIHAKRPLCKYYNPDVITFGIFALLFLLLVSTLIALGAVHHQHISGMAGDLKNIAPIAIFVYGFVIFVIMLVFGFKGNAIKVMKAFAKQVRDQRLLSKAHELETEALYNSDSETPGTECNLRGPESSGGVFRDSWLHPTN; via the coding sequence ATGCCAGGTATTCGGGCTGGTATAGGCCCTTACTCTGATGAGGCTACCCCTAAGGTGGCTGATTCGGTAAGGTACCTTATGCCAATCGCCAAGCTACTGTTCATCTTGGTAGCAATCCTAGGCTTTGGTTTCTGTATGGCAATGTTATTGATAGCCACTGTAGAGGCTATACAGTTGCAGGCTATGACTCCTACTGAGTTCAAGCTAAAAAACGCTGACATGACCGCCCTAAGCATAGCTATCTGTCTGAGTCATCTAGCGCTCCACTTTCTGGGCTACCGATGCAGGTTCATGAAGCTACACTGGACTTCGTGGGACAGTGGATTGTTCATACTAGGCTTTGTTGTCGTGATCGCTGCATTCTTTGCAGTGTTCATAGTGGTAATGCCAGCTGAAGGAATAAAGCTGTTACCTGACAGTAAAGGCATTCGTCCCTATGGCGCCATAGCATTTACTGGCCTTGAGCTATTGGCAATGTTCGGTTTCATTATATGTGCCATGAAGACACACTGCTTCGGTGGCTGCATGACACTTAGCAAGAAGGTGTTTTATACATTTGcttttatatacatgttgGTATTTGCCGCCCATGCGTATACTCTAAAAGAATTACAAGACAACCCGAGTAAATATGGAGAAAATGACACTACCTGGCACAAGCATAGGTTCATGGCAGCAGCTAACTACATCTTCGTGATTGGACTGTGTATCAGTGCATACCAGGTAAACCTCTGCTGTATGTCATTTACCAAGTGTGATGCTGTATTCATATTCCTGACCGGCACTGTTGTAGGCATATTGATAACAGTATGTCTGTCAATGTTCCCAGAGATTACACAAGAGCAATGGACCCTCGCAGGCCTTATCGCTATGCTATACATACTTACGGTTGCACTGTTTTTGTACATACACGCCAAGAGGCCACTGTGCAAGTACTACAACCCAGATGTAATAACTTTCGGGATATTCGCGCTACTGTTCCTATTATTGGTATCCACCTTGATAGCCCTGGGTGCTGTTCATCATCAACACATCAGCGGAATGGCAGGCGACCTTAAAAACATTGCCCCAATAGCCATATTCGTTTACGGCTTCGTGATATTCGTGATAATGCTAGTGTTCGGTTTCAAGGGCAATGCCATCAAGGTTATGAAGGCGTTCGCCAAGCAGGTGCGTGACCAGCGGCTCCTTAGCAAAGCCCATGAGCTAGAGACCGAAGCTTTGTACAACTCAGACTCTGAAACACCGGGTACCGAATGCAACCTTCGTGGACCAGAGTCATCAGGAGGTGTCTTCCGTGATTCGTGGTTACATCCGACTAATTGA
- a CDS encoding putative integral membrane protein encodes MALSQKFSTALLLYTTILWISQVTYDVSANELAEVQNTVPGSAESNEQTAAGDLDSSYIRTQDSTSSTGDSLGYYQKYKQFVNKHNKTFTIVLGVLSAIFLVGVIIAIAFYCFQENGKDGANYVSIVIIPIVFWLALFGYMVYKLYGSEILAYFKSKKAPVVKSTVDTSG; translated from the coding sequence ATGGCTCTTTCCCAGAAATTTAGCACTGCACTATTACTCTACACCACTATACTATGGATATCCCAGGTGACCTATGATGTCAGTGCAAATGAACTGGCTGAGGTTCAGAATACAGTACCTGGTAGTGCAGAGTCCAACGAACAGACTGCTGCCGGTGACCTAGATAGTTCATATATCCGTACCCAGGACAGTACATCAAGCACTGGGGACTCTTTAGGATATTACCAGAAATACAAGCAGTTTGTGAACAAGCATAACAAGACATTCACTATTGTCCTTGGGGTACTAAGTGCCATATTTCTTGTCGGTGTTATTATAGCCATTGCCTTCTACTGCTTTCAAGAAAACGGGAAGGATGGCGCAAATTATGTATCCATTGTAATAATACCCATAGTATTTTGGTTGGCATTATTTGGGTACATGGTGTACAAGTTATATGGAAGCGAGATACTGGCCTACTTTAAAAGCAAGAAGGCACCTGTAGTGAAGAGTACTGTGGATACTAGTGGGTAG